DNA from Krasilnikovia cinnamomea:
TCACCCTGGGCGAGATCTGGTGCTCCGCCGCGACTTGGGGGATCTCGTACGAGCTGGCCGGCGACGAACGCCAGGGCGAGTATCTGGGCGCCTGGAGCCTGGCGGTCCAGGCCATGCAGGCGCTCGGACCCGTGTTGTTCGCCGCGCCACTGATTCACTTCGGCCTGCTCGGCTGGGCGGTGGTCGGCGCGCTGTTCCTGACCGCCGGGGTGTTGCTGATCCCGGCGACCGCGTGGGCCCACGAACGGCGTCCCGCGCTGAGCACCGCAACCACTGCTGAAAGCGCAACGGTCTGAAATCGAAGGAGACATGACAATGACAGATGAGCCTGCCGTCTACGGTGGCAAGGCCAGCGGCCGTATCCGCACCCGCGACCTGCTGCTCGCCAAGCAGCAGAAGCAGACGTGGTCGATGCTCACCAGCTACGACTGCTACACCGCCGAGATCTTCGACCGGGTCGGCGTACCCGTGCTGCTGGTGGGTGACTCCGCCGCCAACACGGTCTTCGGGCACAGCAGCACCATCCCGGTTACCGTCGACGAGCTGCTGCCGCTGGTGCGGGCCGTGGTGGGAGCGACCAGCCGCGCACTCGTCGTGGGCGACCTGCCGTTCGGTTCGTACGAGCGTGACCCGGGTCAGGCGCTGACGACCGCGGTCCGATTCCTCAAGGAGGGCGGCTGCCAGGCGGTCAAGCTCGAGGGCGGCGCCCGGATGGCGCCGCAGATCGCCAAGCTCGTGGACGCCGGCATCCCGGTCATGGCGCACATCGGCTTCACCCCGCAGAGCGAGCACCAGCTCGGCGGGTTCCGGGTGCAGGGTCGCGGCGAGGATGCCGCGAGCGCCCTGGTCGCCGACGCGCGGGCGGTGGCCGACGCCGGTGCCACGGCGGTTGTCCTCGAGATGGTGCCAGCGGACGTCGCCAAGGAGATCACCGGCCTGCTGGACATCCCGACGATCGGCATCGGAGCGGGTCCCGACTGCGACGCCCAGGTGCTCGTCTGGCAGGACATGCTGGGCCTGCGCCGCGGGCGGCTGCCCCGCTTCGTCAAGCAGTACGCCCAACTGGACGCCGTCATCGAGACGGCGGTCCGCGAGTTCGTCCAGGATGTGCGGCACGGCGCCTTCCCGGCCGCCGAGCACAGCTTCGGCTGAACGGTGTGCACCCTCGTGGTGAGTGTCCGGCGGGATGCGCCCGCACCCGTCCTGATCCTCGCCGTGCGCGACGAGCAACCCGGCCGGGCCTGGC
Protein-coding regions in this window:
- the panB gene encoding 3-methyl-2-oxobutanoate hydroxymethyltransferase, which gives rise to MTDEPAVYGGKASGRIRTRDLLLAKQQKQTWSMLTSYDCYTAEIFDRVGVPVLLVGDSAANTVFGHSSTIPVTVDELLPLVRAVVGATSRALVVGDLPFGSYERDPGQALTTAVRFLKEGGCQAVKLEGGARMAPQIAKLVDAGIPVMAHIGFTPQSEHQLGGFRVQGRGEDAASALVADARAVADAGATAVVLEMVPADVAKEITGLLDIPTIGIGAGPDCDAQVLVWQDMLGLRRGRLPRFVKQYAQLDAVIETAVREFVQDVRHGAFPAAEHSFG